The genomic region TTAAAGCCTACTGGTGATAGAAGAATACAAGTAATATTAAATGGGAAGTCCATTGGGAATATGAATGGATTTGAATATGGAAAAAATAAAGGAAATTTAAAAAAAGATATATTAGAAGCTTATTCTAAAATAGAAAAAAATTATGATATTTGTGTTTTAGAGGGAGCGGGAAGCCCTGTGGAAATAAATATTAAAGATGATGATATTGTAAATATGGGTATGGCTGAAATGGTAGATGCTCCTGTTATCCTTGTGGCTGATATTGATAGAGGTGGAGTTTTTGCCTCAATAGTTGGAACTTTACAACTTATGGAGCCAGAGGAAAGAGCAAGAGTAAAAGGAGTAATTATCAACAAGTTTAGGGGAAGTGTGGATATTTTAAAACCTGGACTAGATAAGTTAGAAGAGATTATAAAAACTCCAGTTTTAGGAGTAATGCCATATTTTGATTTAGACATAGAAGATGAAGATGGATTAACAGATAGATTTAAAAAAATAAAAGAAAAAAGTAAGAACATAAAAGTATCTGTTATTAAATTAAAACATATATCAAACTTTACAGATTTAGATGCTTTAGGGGCAGTAGATGATGTGGAGATAAATTATGTAACAAGTTTTAATGAAATTGGAGATGAAGATTTAATAGTTATACCTGGTTCGAAAAATACCATAGATGATTTAAAAATCATTAAGGAAAATGGAATGGGGCAAGAAATTATAAAGGCTTCAAGAAAGGGTACTCCAATAGTTGGTATTTGTGGAGGATTTCAAATTTTAGGGGAAAAAGTTTTAGATCCCTATGGAATTGAAGGAGATATAAAAGAGCTTCCTGGATTAGGTCTTTTAGACACTATCACAATAATGGAAAAGGAAAAAAGGACAATTCAATATTCTGGAAAACTTAAAAATTGTAAGGGCTTAGTTGAGGGACTTGATGGAGTTGAAATTAAAGGGTATGAAATTCATCAAGGGGTAACAGAAAGTGAAAAAGAAACTTTAACAGAAGATAAAGAGATAGTTGCTATGGTTAAAGAAAATATATTTGGAACTTATATACACGGGATTTTTGATAACAAAGAGTTTACAGATGGAATTTTAAATAAAATAAGAAAGAAAAAGGGACTTTCAGAAAAATATTCAGAAATGACATTTCATGAGTATAGAATGGGGGAACTAGATAAATTAGAAAAACTTATAAGAGAAAATATCAATATGGAAGAGGTCTACAAAATACTAGGAGGAAAATAAAATGAATTTTTATGAAATTTATGGAATAGCCTATATATTAGATCTTATTTTGGGAGATCCCCATTGGTTTCCCCACCCAGTTAGGTTTATAGGGAAATTAATAGAGCTTTTAGAAAAACTATTCTACAGATTTAAATGTAAGAAATTTTTTGGAGGGGTAATGGCAGTTTTAGTTATTGGAATAACGGCGATTATTTCTTATTATATTGCAAAGGTTTCTGTAGGTTTAGAGATTTTCTTTTTATATACAACTTTGGCAACTAAAAGTTTAGGAGGCGAAGGGTTAAAAATATACAGAGTTCTTAAATCTGGGGATTTAAATAGGGCTAAATCAGAAATTTCCTATTTAGTTAGTAGAGATACAGAGTCAATGGACGAGGTACAAATTGTTAGAAGTACATTGGAAACCATTGCTGAAAATAGTGTGGACGGAGTAATAGCTCCAATGTTTTATGGATTCTTAGGAGCCTTAATAACAGTTCATGGGGTTAGTTTAGCACTTCCATTTGCCATGGGATATAAAGCGGTTAATACCTTAGATTCAATGGTTGGATATAAAAATGAAAAATATATTGATTTTGGAATGGT from Cetobacterium ceti harbors:
- a CDS encoding cobyric acid synthase produces the protein MRNHKNIMIVGTSSGAGKSITVTGLCRAFLKDGYRVAPFKSQNMALNSYITKSGHEMGRAQAVQAMACEIECEYYMNPILLKPTGDRRIQVILNGKSIGNMNGFEYGKNKGNLKKDILEAYSKIEKNYDICVLEGAGSPVEINIKDDDIVNMGMAEMVDAPVILVADIDRGGVFASIVGTLQLMEPEERARVKGVIINKFRGSVDILKPGLDKLEEIIKTPVLGVMPYFDLDIEDEDGLTDRFKKIKEKSKNIKVSVIKLKHISNFTDLDALGAVDDVEINYVTSFNEIGDEDLIVIPGSKNTIDDLKIIKENGMGQEIIKASRKGTPIVGICGGFQILGEKVLDPYGIEGDIKELPGLGLLDTITIMEKEKRTIQYSGKLKNCKGLVEGLDGVEIKGYEIHQGVTESEKETLTEDKEIVAMVKENIFGTYIHGIFDNKEFTDGILNKIRKKKGLSEKYSEMTFHEYRMGELDKLEKLIRENINMEEVYKILGGK
- the cbiB gene encoding adenosylcobinamide-phosphate synthase CbiB produces the protein MNFYEIYGIAYILDLILGDPHWFPHPVRFIGKLIELLEKLFYRFKCKKFFGGVMAVLVIGITAIISYYIAKVSVGLEIFFLYTTLATKSLGGEGLKIYRVLKSGDLNRAKSEISYLVSRDTESMDEVQIVRSTLETIAENSVDGVIAPMFYGFLGALITVHGVSLALPFAMGYKAVNTLDSMVGYKNEKYIDFGMVSARIDDLFNLVPARIAGMFIIPMASFFLGNTFSKPVHIFYRDRLNHSSPNSGHPEAAFAGSLGVQFGGKTSYFGKFYNKPTIGDKIKEFQTEDIKRAFKLMYMSSFVALITFGIIYMMIGRELIGFTWR